In a single window of the Mustela nigripes isolate SB6536 chromosome 17, MUSNIG.SB6536, whole genome shotgun sequence genome:
- the CAPNS2 gene encoding calpain small subunit 2, which yields MFLAKALLEGADRGLGEALGGLLRGGGQRRGGGGGGGNIGGIVGGIVNFISEAAAAQYTPEPPPTQQHFTTVEANESEEVRRFRQQFAQLAGPDMEVGATDLMNILNKVLSKHKDLKTDGFSLDTCRSIVSVMDSDTTGKLGFEEFKYLWNNIKKWQCVYRQYDRDRSGFLGRSQLREALQAAGFQLNEQLYQMIVRRYADEDGSMDFNNFISCLVRLDAMFRAFRSLDRDADGLVQVSLQDWLQLTMYS from the coding sequence ATGTTTCTTGCAAAGGCTTTATTGGAAGGGGCCGATCGAGGTCTTGGGGAAGCTCTCGGAGGCCTTCTTAGAGGAGGTggtcagagaagaggaggaggaggaggaggaggaaatatcGGAGGGATAGTTGGAGGAATCGTGAATTTCATCAGCGAGGCCGCAGCAGCTCAGTACACCCCAGAACCGCCTCCCACTCAGCAGCATTTCACGACCGTGGAGGCCAATGAAAGTGAGGAAGTTCGTCGGTTTCGACAGCAGTTTGCCCAGCTGGCGGGACCGGACATGGAGGTGGGTGCCACCGACCTAATGAATATTCTCAACAAAGTCCTTTCCAAGCACAAGGACCTGAAGACCGACGGCTTTAGCCTTGACACCTGCCGGAGCATCGTGTCCGTGATGGACAGTGACACAACCGGCAAGCTGGGTTTCGAAGAATTTAAATACCTCTGGAACAACATCAAGAAGTGGCAGTGTGTTTATAGGCAGTATGACAGGGACCGCTCTGGGTTCCTGGGACGTTCCCAGCTGCGTGAGGCCCTGCAGGCAGCGGGTTTCCAGCTAAATGAGCAGCTTTACCAAATGATCGTCCGCCGCTATGCCGATGAGGACGGCAGCATGGATTTCAACAACTTCATCAGCTGCCTGGTCCGCCTGGATGCCATGTTCCGTGCCTTCAGATCCCTGGATAGGGATGCAGACGGTCTGGTTCAAGTGTCGCTCCAAGACTGGCTGCAACTGACCATGTATTCCTGA